One genomic segment of Micromonospora sp. WMMC415 includes these proteins:
- a CDS encoding MurT ligase domain-containing protein, giving the protein MPLRAKVASSVSRTAAALSRAAGRGDGSVIGGWIGLKIDPDLLAHLAAGRAIALISGTNGKTTTTRLTTAAVGVLGKVATNSFGANMPTGHTSALAKAGSTPYAVLEVDEHYLAQVLESTEPHVVALLNLSRDQLDRAKEVAMMAQLWRAALVKHSDVRVIANADDPMVVWAATPPPNHDHRISPPQVTWFSAGQRWHDDSWVCPECGSTIAREGDQWWCTGCPLRRPEPHWTVEDDGVVDPTGAWHKVKLQLPGKVNLGNAATALAVAAEFGVRPVDAVLKLSTVTSVAGRYAQVERDGRLIRLLLAKNPASWLEAFDMADEAPTLLSINARDPDGLDTSWLFDVDFSPLRGRQVLITGDRAYDLAVRLDVNGVPFQHVRTFAEAVRTAPPGRLEVIANYTAFQDIRAELDRVL; this is encoded by the coding sequence ATGCCCCTGCGGGCGAAGGTGGCCAGCTCCGTGTCGCGGACAGCCGCGGCGCTGTCGCGGGCCGCGGGCCGCGGCGACGGCTCGGTCATCGGCGGCTGGATCGGCCTCAAGATCGATCCGGACCTGCTCGCCCACCTCGCCGCCGGCCGCGCCATCGCGCTGATCTCCGGCACCAACGGCAAGACCACCACCACGCGCCTCACCACGGCCGCCGTCGGCGTGCTCGGCAAGGTCGCCACCAACTCCTTCGGCGCGAACATGCCCACCGGGCACACCTCGGCGCTGGCCAAGGCCGGCAGCACGCCGTACGCGGTGCTCGAGGTCGACGAGCACTACCTCGCCCAGGTGCTGGAGTCCACCGAGCCGCACGTGGTGGCACTGCTCAACCTCTCCCGCGACCAGCTCGACCGCGCCAAGGAGGTCGCCATGATGGCGCAGCTCTGGCGCGCGGCCCTGGTCAAGCACTCCGACGTCCGCGTCATCGCCAACGCCGACGACCCGATGGTCGTGTGGGCGGCCACCCCGCCGCCCAACCACGACCACCGGATCAGCCCGCCGCAGGTCACCTGGTTCAGCGCCGGCCAGCGCTGGCACGACGACTCGTGGGTCTGCCCGGAATGCGGCTCCACCATCGCCCGCGAGGGCGACCAGTGGTGGTGCACCGGCTGCCCGCTGCGCCGTCCCGAGCCGCACTGGACGGTGGAGGACGACGGCGTCGTCGACCCCACCGGCGCCTGGCACAAGGTCAAGCTCCAGCTCCCCGGCAAGGTCAACCTCGGCAACGCCGCCACCGCCCTCGCGGTCGCCGCCGAGTTCGGCGTACGCCCCGTCGACGCGGTGCTCAAGCTCAGCACGGTCACCTCGGTCGCCGGCCGGTACGCGCAGGTCGAGCGGGACGGCCGGCTGATCCGGCTGCTGCTGGCGAAGAACCCGGCCAGCTGGCTGGAGGCGTTCGACATGGCCGACGAGGCACCCACGCTGCTCTCCATCAACGCCCGCGACCCCGACGGGCTGGACACCTCCTGGCTCTTCGACGTCGACTTCAGCCCGCTGCGCGGCCGGCAGGTGCTCATCACCGGCGACCGGGCGTACGACCTGGCGGTCCGGCTCGACGTCAACGGCGTGCCGTTCCAGCACGTACGCACCTTCGCCGAGGCGGTCCGGACGGCCCCGCCGGGCCGGCTGGAGGTCATCGCGAACTACACCGCCTTCCAGGACATCCGAGCGGAGTTGGACCGTGTCCTCTGA
- the rsmH gene encoding 16S rRNA (cytosine(1402)-N(4))-methyltransferase RsmH produces the protein MGELRGTHVPVLLERCLELLAPALDRGERTVHVDATLGLGGHAEAVLEAHPRTVLVGLDRDTEALAHARARLARFADRIHLEHAVYDELPEVLGRLGYPAVDGVLFDLGVSSLQLDAPDRGFAYAQDAPLDMRMDQTRGVTAEEVVNTYAHPELARVLRVYGEEKFATRIASAIVRERERARITSSARLAELVRDSIPAPARRTGGHPAKRTFQALRIEVNRELVALEAALPAALDRLTVGGRMVVLSYHSLEDRLTKLALADRVRSKGPVDLPVELPGTGPTFRLLSRGAELPSEVEVAANPRAASVRLRAAERLDPTAEQHRRTDRERYRRRVRAMHQPGTGSAARRPAPGDGTGTDEEGEGHDD, from the coding sequence ATGGGGGAGCTACGCGGCACGCACGTGCCGGTGCTGCTCGAGCGGTGTCTCGAGCTGCTCGCTCCCGCGCTGGACCGGGGGGAGCGCACGGTCCACGTCGACGCCACGCTGGGGTTGGGCGGGCACGCCGAGGCGGTGCTGGAGGCGCACCCGCGCACGGTGCTGGTCGGGCTCGACCGGGACACCGAGGCCCTCGCCCACGCGCGGGCACGGCTGGCCCGGTTCGCCGACCGGATCCACCTGGAGCACGCCGTGTACGACGAGCTGCCCGAGGTGCTGGGCCGGCTCGGGTACCCGGCGGTCGACGGGGTCCTGTTCGACCTGGGCGTCTCCTCGTTGCAGCTCGACGCGCCCGACCGCGGGTTCGCGTACGCGCAGGACGCGCCGCTGGACATGCGGATGGACCAGACCCGGGGTGTGACCGCCGAGGAGGTGGTCAACACCTACGCGCACCCGGAACTGGCCCGGGTGCTGCGGGTCTACGGCGAGGAGAAGTTCGCGACGCGGATCGCGTCGGCGATCGTCCGGGAGCGGGAGCGCGCCCGGATCACCTCGTCGGCGCGCCTGGCCGAGCTGGTCCGGGACAGCATTCCGGCGCCAGCCCGGCGAACCGGGGGACACCCGGCAAAGAGAACGTTTCAGGCTTTACGGATAGAGGTAAACCGAGAGCTGGTGGCGCTGGAAGCGGCGCTGCCGGCAGCGCTCGACCGGCTCACGGTGGGCGGCCGCATGGTTGTCCTGTCCTACCACTCGCTGGAGGACCGGCTCACCAAGCTGGCGCTCGCCGACCGGGTCCGCAGCAAGGGCCCGGTCGACCTGCCGGTCGAGCTGCCCGGGACCGGTCCGACGTTCCGGCTGCTCAGCCGGGGCGCGGAACTGCCGAGCGAGGTGGAGGTCGCGGCGAACCCGCGCGCCGCCTCGGTGCGGTTGCGGGCCGCGGAGCGGCTCGACCCGACCGCGGAGCAGCACCGGCGTACCGACCGCGAACGGTACCGCCGGCGGGTCCGGGCGATGCACCAACCGGGCACGGGGTCGGCCGCGCGACGGCCGGCTCCGGGGGACGGGACAGGGACGGACGAAGAGGGGGAGGGACATGACGATTGA
- a CDS encoding ABC transporter ATP-binding protein — protein MIELHALTKRYGPATAVDDLTLTVRPGHVTGFLGPNGAGKSTTLRMILGLTRPTSGTATVAGVRFADRPRGLRHAGALLDAGDVHGGRSAVAHLTALARGNGIGRARVDEGLREVGLVDVARRRIAGFSLGMRQRLGIAAALLGDPPVLLFDEPFNGLDPEGVRWVRDLFRRLAREGRTVFVSSHLMSEMENCADRLVVIGRGRLIAEQSLAEFAARGTPISVAVRTPEAAALAAVLADEGGAVRPDDAGTLVVTGLTAERIGDLALAHRIPLHELTTRTASLEEAFMELTAASVEYTGGTTR, from the coding sequence ATGATCGAACTCCACGCCCTGACCAAACGGTACGGCCCGGCCACGGCCGTCGACGACCTGACCCTCACGGTGCGGCCCGGCCACGTCACCGGGTTCCTCGGCCCGAACGGGGCCGGCAAGTCCACCACGCTGCGGATGATCCTCGGTCTCACCCGGCCGACCAGCGGCACCGCCACTGTGGCCGGCGTCCGGTTCGCCGACCGGCCGCGCGGGCTGCGGCACGCCGGCGCCCTGCTGGACGCGGGTGACGTGCACGGCGGGCGGTCCGCCGTCGCCCACCTGACCGCGCTGGCCCGCGGCAACGGCATCGGTCGCGCCCGAGTCGACGAGGGGCTGCGGGAGGTCGGGCTGGTCGACGTCGCGCGACGCCGGATCGCCGGGTTCTCCCTGGGTATGCGGCAACGGCTCGGCATCGCCGCCGCACTGCTCGGCGACCCGCCGGTGCTGCTCTTCGACGAGCCGTTCAACGGCCTCGACCCGGAGGGGGTCCGCTGGGTGCGTGACCTGTTCCGGCGGCTGGCCCGCGAGGGGCGCACGGTGTTCGTCTCCAGCCATCTGATGAGCGAGATGGAGAACTGCGCGGACCGGCTGGTGGTGATCGGCCGGGGCCGGTTGATCGCCGAGCAGAGCCTCGCCGAGTTCGCCGCCCGCGGCACCCCGATCAGCGTGGCCGTCCGTACGCCCGAGGCGGCGGCGCTGGCCGCGGTGCTGGCGGACGAGGGCGGCGCCGTGCGCCCGGACGACGCCGGGACGCTGGTAGTGACCGGTCTGACCGCCGAGCGGATCGGCGACCTGGCGCTCGCCCACCGCATCCCGCTGCACGAGCTGACCACCCGGACCGCCTCCCTTGAGGAGGCGTTCATGGAACTCACCGCCGCCAGCGTCGAGTACACCGGAGGGACGACCCGATGA
- a CDS encoding penicillin-binding protein 2, with protein MPPRSEEPRRDATGSRRGPSRGDGTADPRTGEPGVGGISGARAYTPRGRTIGEDRLGDARAARAEQRRTPRGGRSGDPFRPALQVLDGGRTGRREPTRRTPVVRTVPERAPREDPPPRRRPARSTPARPAARRPSRKPPKPPRLADPGRRLRLGTALALTLFAVIGIRLVVLQAVESPAYADAGLPDRLRTVVLPAPRGAIYDRDGAALAHSIEARYVYADPTLVKDPQATARALSPLLGIPASDLAEKMKQRMLPGGIPSRFEYLARGVDVGRARQIMALELPGINAHRDERREVPGGDLAANLIGFTSADMNGLEGLEARYDDLLAGKDGQRRYEVGLGDLAAPIPGGFSETTKAKPGSSLTLTLDRDLQFVVQGLLAKRMEKVKGSTGAAIVLEVGTGEVLAQAAYPTYNAANPLNSEPADREDVATGFVVDPGSVHKAITFGAALQEGVITPDTTLPIANAVRKGDTWFEDTHPAGGKRMSLAGMMAYSSNVGTIAIADKLGRDRLIDYQKRFGLGEATGVGMPGEATGRLLPAEEWSDSSRGSVPIGHSVDATPLQMAAAYATIANNGTYVAPRLVKEIIGPDGKRTKPEAPPTRSVLSPDTAAELRTILEAVTTVDHATGLAAAVPGYRVAGKTGTGWRLVEGRKQPGEVASFIGMAPAEKPRYVIAVFAHTPGGGGGDIAAPAFRDMMQFALRHDRVPPSSAAAPKFEVFPR; from the coding sequence GTGCCCCCGAGATCGGAGGAACCGCGCCGGGACGCCACGGGCTCCCGGCGCGGCCCGTCCCGTGGCGACGGAACCGCCGATCCGCGTACCGGCGAGCCGGGGGTCGGCGGGATCTCCGGCGCCCGCGCGTACACGCCCCGGGGACGCACCATCGGCGAGGATCGGCTGGGCGACGCCCGCGCCGCCCGGGCCGAGCAGCGGCGCACGCCGCGCGGCGGGCGCTCCGGCGACCCGTTCCGCCCCGCCCTCCAGGTGCTCGACGGCGGGCGGACCGGCCGGCGGGAGCCGACCCGTCGTACCCCCGTGGTCCGCACGGTGCCCGAGCGGGCGCCCCGGGAGGACCCGCCGCCGCGCCGCCGCCCCGCGCGCAGCACGCCGGCCCGGCCGGCGGCCCGGCGCCCGTCGCGCAAGCCACCGAAGCCGCCCCGGCTGGCCGACCCCGGCCGCCGGCTGCGGCTCGGCACCGCGCTGGCCCTGACCCTGTTCGCCGTCATCGGCATCCGGCTCGTCGTCCTCCAGGCCGTGGAGAGCCCGGCGTACGCCGACGCGGGGCTCCCCGACCGGCTGCGGACGGTGGTGCTGCCGGCGCCGCGCGGGGCGATCTACGACCGCGACGGCGCGGCGCTGGCGCACAGCATCGAGGCGCGGTACGTCTACGCCGACCCGACCCTGGTGAAGGACCCGCAGGCGACCGCGCGCGCCCTCTCCCCGCTGCTCGGCATTCCCGCGTCGGACCTGGCCGAGAAGATGAAGCAGCGCATGCTCCCGGGCGGGATCCCCTCGCGGTTCGAGTACCTGGCCCGCGGCGTGGACGTCGGCCGGGCACGGCAGATCATGGCGCTGGAGCTGCCGGGCATCAACGCCCACCGCGACGAGCGCCGCGAGGTGCCGGGCGGTGACCTCGCGGCGAACCTCATCGGCTTCACCAGCGCCGACATGAACGGTCTGGAAGGGCTGGAGGCGCGCTACGACGACCTGCTCGCCGGCAAGGACGGCCAGCGCCGGTACGAGGTGGGGCTCGGCGACCTGGCCGCCCCGATCCCGGGCGGCTTCAGCGAGACGACGAAGGCGAAGCCGGGCAGCTCGCTGACGCTCACCCTCGACCGGGACCTCCAGTTCGTGGTGCAGGGGCTGCTCGCCAAGCGGATGGAGAAGGTCAAGGGTTCGACCGGCGCGGCGATCGTGCTGGAGGTCGGCACCGGCGAGGTGCTGGCGCAGGCGGCGTACCCCACCTACAACGCGGCGAACCCCCTCAACAGCGAGCCGGCCGACCGGGAGGACGTGGCCACCGGCTTCGTGGTGGACCCGGGCTCGGTGCACAAGGCGATCACCTTCGGCGCGGCCCTGCAGGAGGGCGTCATCACCCCGGACACGACGCTGCCGATCGCGAACGCCGTCCGCAAGGGCGACACCTGGTTCGAGGACACCCACCCCGCGGGTGGGAAGCGGATGAGCCTGGCCGGCATGATGGCGTACTCGTCGAACGTCGGCACCATCGCCATCGCCGACAAGCTCGGCCGGGACCGCCTCATTGACTACCAGAAGCGGTTCGGGCTCGGCGAGGCGACCGGCGTCGGCATGCCCGGCGAGGCGACCGGGCGGCTCCTGCCGGCGGAGGAGTGGAGCGACTCGTCGCGCGGGTCGGTGCCGATCGGGCACAGCGTCGACGCCACGCCGCTGCAGATGGCCGCCGCGTACGCCACGATCGCCAACAACGGCACGTACGTCGCGCCGCGCCTGGTCAAGGAGATCATCGGGCCGGACGGCAAGCGGACGAAGCCCGAGGCCCCGCCGACCCGGTCGGTGCTCAGCCCGGACACCGCCGCCGAGCTGCGCACGATCCTGGAGGCGGTGACCACCGTCGACCACGCCACCGGCCTCGCGGCCGCGGTCCCCGGCTACCGGGTGGCCGGCAAGACCGGCACCGGCTGGCGGCTGGTCGAAGGCCGTAAGCAGCCCGGCGAGGTGGCCTCGTTCATCGGGATGGCACCGGCCGAGAAGCCCCGGTACGTGATCGCGGTCTTCGCGCACACGCCCGGCGGCGGGGGCGGCGACATCGCCGCCCCGGCGTTCCGGGACATGATGCAGTTCGCCCTGCGTCACGACCGGGTCCCGCCGTCGTCCGCCGCCGCGCCGAAGTTCGAGGTCTTTCCGCGCTGA
- a CDS encoding UDP-N-acetylmuramoyl-L-alanyl-D-glutamate--2,6-diaminopimelate ligase codes for MTGVRLGDLAARLAAEPGAGAVDPRAAAPEPVITGVTHASQEVRPGDLYAALPGARRHGAEFVPAAAAAGAVAVLTDPAGAPAAEEAGLPALVVPDPRAVLGDLASAVYGDPTEGLTVIGVTGTAGKTSTAYLVESGLRAAGHTTGLIGTVETRLGDLVIDSVRTTPEATDLHAMLAAARERGVTALVMEVSSHALAMGRVGGVRFTVGGYTNFGSDHLDFHADAADYFAAKAKLFDGRCAVEVLNHDDPALRPLHKPATVTYSAAGNRSATWWADEIGGEGYAQRFTLHGPDGLTLPAGVSLPGRHNVANALLAVAALVAAGVDPKTAAEGVAACGGVPGRLELVRAPGPVRGVVDYAHKTDAIVAALAALREFSGGRLICLIGAGGDRDRGKRPLMGAAAAEGADVVLVTDDNPRTEDPAEIRAEVLAGAYRAATDARILEVPGRRAAIAEAVRLAEPGDVVALLGKGHEQGQEVAGEVHPFDDRTELAAALHARFGEPEGRR; via the coding sequence GTGACCGGAGTCCGGCTCGGCGACCTCGCCGCCCGCCTCGCCGCCGAGCCCGGCGCGGGTGCCGTCGATCCCCGGGCGGCCGCCCCGGAACCGGTGATCACCGGCGTGACGCACGCCAGCCAGGAGGTCCGGCCCGGCGACCTGTACGCGGCGCTGCCCGGAGCCCGCCGGCACGGCGCGGAGTTCGTCCCCGCCGCCGCGGCGGCCGGCGCGGTGGCCGTGCTCACCGACCCGGCCGGAGCGCCGGCGGCGGAGGAGGCCGGCCTGCCGGCGCTGGTGGTGCCCGACCCGCGCGCGGTGCTCGGCGACCTGGCCAGCGCCGTCTACGGCGACCCCACCGAGGGGCTGACCGTGATCGGGGTGACCGGCACCGCCGGCAAGACCTCCACGGCGTACCTGGTCGAGTCCGGCCTGCGGGCCGCCGGGCACACCACCGGCCTGATCGGGACCGTCGAGACCCGCCTCGGCGACCTGGTGATCGACAGCGTCCGCACCACGCCCGAGGCGACGGACCTGCACGCCATGCTCGCCGCGGCCCGGGAGCGCGGCGTGACCGCCCTCGTCATGGAGGTGTCCAGCCACGCCCTCGCCATGGGGCGGGTCGGCGGGGTCCGGTTCACCGTCGGCGGGTACACCAACTTCGGCTCCGACCACCTCGACTTCCACGCCGACGCGGCCGACTACTTCGCGGCGAAGGCGAAGCTCTTCGACGGCCGCTGCGCGGTGGAGGTGCTCAACCACGACGACCCGGCGCTGCGTCCGCTGCACAAGCCGGCCACCGTCACGTACTCGGCGGCCGGCAACCGGTCCGCCACCTGGTGGGCGGACGAGATCGGCGGCGAGGGGTACGCGCAGCGGTTCACCCTGCACGGCCCGGACGGCCTCACCCTGCCCGCCGGGGTGTCCCTGCCCGGCCGGCACAACGTCGCCAACGCGCTGCTCGCCGTCGCCGCGCTGGTCGCCGCCGGGGTGGACCCGAAGACCGCCGCCGAGGGCGTCGCCGCCTGCGGGGGCGTCCCCGGCCGGCTGGAGCTGGTCCGGGCGCCCGGCCCGGTGCGCGGCGTCGTCGACTACGCGCACAAGACCGACGCGATCGTCGCCGCGCTGGCCGCCCTGCGGGAGTTCAGCGGCGGCCGGCTCATCTGCCTGATCGGCGCGGGCGGCGACCGGGACCGGGGCAAGCGGCCCCTGATGGGCGCCGCAGCGGCGGAGGGAGCGGACGTGGTGCTGGTGACCGACGACAACCCGCGCACCGAGGACCCCGCCGAGATCCGGGCCGAGGTGCTCGCCGGGGCGTACCGGGCGGCCACGGACGCCCGGATCCTGGAGGTCCCCGGCCGGCGGGCGGCCATCGCCGAGGCGGTCCGGCTGGCCGAGCCGGGCGACGTGGTGGCGCTGCTCGGCAAGGGCCACGAGCAGGGGCAGGAGGTCGCCGGGGAGGTGCACCCCTTCGACGACCGCACCGAGCTGGCGGCCGCGCTGCACGCCCGCTTCGGCGAGCCGGAGGGGCGGCGGTGA
- a CDS encoding TVP38/TMEM64 family protein, whose product MTRGGRRSAMTRAIRRLIGDPAAARFAVLLLVLGILAPVALLAPRPDLADLPGHADRLGAYAPVAAVVGGALLLVALVPRTFITLASGALFGALEGAAYALGAALLAAAIGFTVGRVLGREFVAERVRGRLARLDGWFARQSVLGVITVRLLPIAGFGLVSYGYGTTGARVLPFLAGSLLASAPTAFGYAAVGAAVTSPGEVNWFAAAPAGLGVIASAVLIHRWWRAERLRRLGPT is encoded by the coding sequence ATGACCCGCGGCGGCCGCCGCTCCGCCATGACCCGTGCCATTCGGCGGCTGATCGGAGATCCGGCAGCCGCCCGGTTCGCGGTGCTGCTGCTCGTGCTGGGAATCCTCGCGCCGGTCGCGCTGCTGGCACCCCGGCCGGACCTGGCGGACCTGCCGGGGCACGCCGACCGACTCGGCGCGTACGCCCCGGTGGCGGCCGTCGTCGGCGGCGCGCTGCTGCTCGTGGCGCTGGTCCCCCGCACCTTCATCACGCTGGCGTCCGGAGCGCTGTTCGGCGCCCTTGAAGGGGCCGCGTACGCGCTCGGCGCGGCGCTGCTGGCGGCGGCCATCGGGTTCACCGTGGGCCGGGTGCTCGGGCGGGAGTTCGTCGCCGAGCGGGTCCGTGGCCGACTGGCCCGCCTGGACGGCTGGTTCGCCCGGCAGAGCGTGCTCGGCGTGATCACCGTCCGGCTGCTGCCGATCGCCGGCTTCGGCCTGGTCAGCTACGGCTACGGCACCACCGGTGCCCGGGTCCTGCCGTTCCTGGCCGGCAGCCTGCTCGCGTCAGCGCCGACCGCCTTCGGGTACGCCGCCGTCGGCGCGGCGGTCACCTCGCCCGGCGAGGTCAACTGGTTCGCCGCCGCCCCCGCCGGCCTCGGCGTGATCGCCAGCGCGGTTCTCATCCACCGCTGGTGGCGCGCCGAACGCCTCCGCCGCCTCGGGCCCACCTGA
- the mraZ gene encoding division/cell wall cluster transcriptional repressor MraZ — translation MFLGTHTPRLDDKGRLILPAKFRDELAGGVVITKGQERCLYVFPTPEFQRIADQLRAQPMTHKAARAYSRVFFASAHDEVPDKQGRVTIPAHLREYAALDRDLVVIGAHTRVEIWDRAAWETYLSESEDGFADIEEGVLPGGL, via the coding sequence ATGTTCCTCGGCACCCACACCCCGCGCCTGGACGACAAGGGCCGGTTGATCCTTCCGGCGAAGTTCCGGGACGAGCTGGCGGGGGGTGTCGTGATCACCAAAGGGCAGGAGCGCTGCCTCTACGTCTTCCCGACGCCGGAGTTCCAGCGGATCGCGGATCAGTTACGCGCGCAGCCGATGACGCACAAGGCGGCCCGGGCCTACAGCCGGGTCTTCTTCGCGAGCGCGCACGACGAGGTCCCCGACAAGCAGGGGCGGGTGACCATCCCGGCCCACCTCCGGGAGTACGCCGCACTCGACCGTGACCTGGTCGTGATCGGCGCGCACACGCGGGTGGAGATCTGGGACCGGGCGGCCTGGGAGACGTACCTCTCGGAGAGCGAGGACGGCTTCGCCGACATCGAGGAGGGGGTGCTGCCCGGCGGCCTGTAG
- a CDS encoding type 1 glutamine amidotransferase, with protein MSSDSLRIVWVYPDLLSTYGDRGNALILASRAQRRGYPVEVLEVRSDERLPATADIYLIGGGEDGPQALGAQRLIADGGLHRAVAQGSVVFGVCAGYQLLGSSFFAKGTKCAGLELLDLSSDRGPTRAVGELAGDIDPRLGLPPLTGFENHGGRTHLGPEAAPLARVTAGVGNDGATEGAWRGKLLGTYSHGPALARNPALADLLLRWAIGVNQLPPLDDTWSDRLRAERRAAVAAAARP; from the coding sequence GTGTCCTCTGACAGCCTGCGAATCGTCTGGGTCTACCCCGACCTGCTCTCCACCTACGGGGACCGCGGCAACGCGCTGATCCTGGCCAGCCGTGCCCAGCGGCGCGGCTACCCGGTGGAGGTGTTGGAGGTCCGCTCCGACGAGCGACTGCCCGCGACCGCCGACATCTACCTGATCGGCGGCGGCGAGGACGGCCCGCAGGCGCTCGGCGCGCAGCGGCTGATCGCCGACGGCGGCCTGCACCGGGCCGTCGCGCAGGGGTCGGTGGTGTTCGGCGTCTGCGCCGGCTACCAGCTGCTCGGCTCCTCCTTCTTCGCCAAGGGCACCAAGTGCGCGGGGCTGGAGCTGCTCGACCTGTCCTCCGACCGGGGGCCCACCCGGGCCGTGGGCGAGCTGGCCGGCGACATCGACCCCCGGCTGGGGCTGCCGCCGCTCACCGGCTTCGAGAACCACGGCGGCCGTACCCACCTCGGCCCGGAGGCGGCACCCCTCGCCCGGGTCACCGCCGGCGTCGGCAACGACGGCGCCACCGAGGGCGCCTGGCGCGGCAAGCTGCTCGGCACGTACTCGCACGGGCCGGCCCTGGCCCGCAACCCCGCCCTGGCCGACCTGCTGCTGCGCTGGGCCATCGGCGTCAACCAGCTGCCCCCGCTGGACGACACCTGGTCCGACCGCCTCCGCGCCGAGCGCCGCGCCGCGGTGGCCGCCGCCGCCCGACCGTGA
- a CDS encoding sensor histidine kinase: protein MDATLPPPRRTSSRARTVLPWVGVALLPGAVLLAPAAASSRAGFGLGDWWIPERYLLPLLVLALPAGLLRRRPLLALGLMLVAACLVTVTVNVPENGYLRDIWYAQFLGIDLVVGLVAAHRSRRVSAPAAVVVLAVQVAAGFVNPPVDPLSRATLSALAVVTVWTVGDSIRTRRRHTEVLREHEAAEAVTAERLRIARELHDQVAHSIGVIAIQAGMGARVIDSQPAQARAALTTIEETSRETLAGLRRTLRALRRPEAESAPLDPTPGLADLDRLVTAAADAGVRVEARQRGERRPVPADLDLAAFRIVQEALTNVVRHAGTDRCRVTVTHGPDELAVEVVDDGRGGAVGGAGHGLVGMRERVAMAGGRFRAGPRPEGGFRVAAWLPVPPTAGEPVGSRPGTGER from the coding sequence ATGGACGCCACCCTGCCGCCGCCCCGCCGGACCTCCTCGCGGGCGCGCACGGTGCTGCCCTGGGTCGGCGTCGCGTTGCTCCCCGGCGCCGTGCTGCTCGCCCCGGCCGCGGCGTCCAGCCGGGCCGGCTTCGGGCTCGGCGACTGGTGGATCCCCGAGCGCTACCTGCTGCCGCTGCTGGTCCTGGCCCTGCCCGCCGGCCTGCTGCGCCGCCGCCCGCTGCTCGCCCTGGGGCTGATGCTGGTCGCGGCGTGCCTGGTCACCGTGACCGTCAACGTCCCGGAGAACGGCTACCTGCGCGACATCTGGTACGCCCAGTTCCTGGGCATCGACCTGGTGGTCGGGCTGGTCGCGGCGCACCGCTCCCGGCGCGTCTCGGCGCCGGCCGCGGTCGTCGTGCTCGCAGTGCAGGTCGCGGCCGGCTTCGTGAACCCGCCCGTGGACCCGTTGAGCCGGGCCACCCTCTCCGCGCTGGCGGTGGTGACCGTGTGGACGGTCGGCGACTCGATCCGGACCCGCCGCCGGCACACCGAGGTGCTACGCGAACACGAGGCCGCCGAGGCGGTCACCGCCGAGCGGCTGCGCATCGCGCGCGAACTGCACGACCAGGTCGCGCACAGCATCGGGGTGATCGCTATCCAGGCCGGCATGGGGGCGCGGGTGATCGACAGCCAGCCGGCGCAGGCGCGGGCCGCCCTCACCACCATCGAGGAGACCAGCCGGGAGACGCTGGCCGGCCTCCGGCGTACGCTCCGGGCGCTGCGCCGCCCGGAGGCGGAGTCGGCCCCGCTGGACCCGACGCCCGGGCTGGCCGATCTCGACCGCCTGGTGACGGCCGCCGCCGACGCCGGGGTCCGGGTCGAGGCACGGCAGCGCGGCGAGCGGCGGCCCGTCCCGGCCGACCTCGACCTCGCCGCGTTCCGGATCGTCCAGGAGGCGCTCACCAACGTGGTACGACACGCGGGCACCGATCGGTGCCGGGTCACCGTCACCCACGGCCCGGACGAGCTTGCGGTGGAGGTCGTCGACGACGGCCGGGGCGGCGCGGTCGGCGGTGCGGGGCACGGGCTTGTCGGCATGCGGGAGCGGGTCGCCATGGCCGGCGGGCGGTTCCGCGCCGGCCCGCGACCGGAGGGCGGCTTCCGGGTGGCCGCGTGGCTGCCGGTGCCACCGACGGCCGGCGAGCCGGTGGGATCGCGGCCCGGGACGGGGGAGCGGTGA
- a CDS encoding response regulator transcription factor — MSIRVLLVDDQPLVRAGLRVLIADTPDLVVVGEAGNGTDAVRLARDAAPEVVLMDLRMPGTDGIAATRAITAQGGPARVLVLTTFDDDEHVHAALRAGASGFLVKDVAVDEILAAVRVVAAGDALIAPAVTRRLIAEFARRPAPAAARRGLDGVTDREREVLTLVGRGLSNAEIAAELVISAATAKSHVARLFTKLGARDRVHLVIAAYDAGLVTPSS, encoded by the coding sequence GTGAGCATACGAGTGCTGCTGGTCGACGACCAGCCACTGGTCCGCGCCGGCCTGCGGGTGCTGATCGCCGACACACCCGACCTGGTCGTGGTCGGCGAGGCCGGCAACGGCACCGACGCCGTCCGGCTGGCCCGCGACGCGGCCCCGGAGGTGGTGCTGATGGACCTGCGGATGCCCGGCACGGACGGCATCGCCGCCACCCGCGCGATCACCGCACAGGGCGGGCCCGCACGGGTGCTGGTGCTCACCACCTTCGACGACGACGAGCACGTGCACGCCGCGCTGCGCGCCGGGGCGAGCGGATTCCTGGTCAAGGACGTGGCGGTGGACGAGATCCTCGCCGCGGTCCGCGTGGTCGCCGCCGGTGACGCGCTGATCGCGCCCGCCGTGACCCGCCGGCTGATCGCCGAGTTCGCCCGCCGGCCCGCCCCGGCCGCCGCCCGCCGTGGCCTGGACGGCGTCACTGATCGGGAACGCGAGGTCCTCACGCTCGTGGGCCGAGGGCTGTCCAACGCCGAGATCGCCGCCGAGCTGGTGATCAGCGCGGCCACCGCGAAGTCGCACGTGGCGCGGCTGTTCACGAAGCTCGGTGCGAGGGACCGCGTGCACCTGGTGATCGCCGCCTACGACGCCGGCCTGGTCACCCCCTCGTCCTGA